A stretch of Pangasianodon hypophthalmus isolate fPanHyp1 chromosome 9, fPanHyp1.pri, whole genome shotgun sequence DNA encodes these proteins:
- the LOC113545586 gene encoding uncharacterized protein LOC113545586 isoform X3 produces the protein MTLLYIYILWVAACVDTISTDSHITVSAEVGSTVVLPCNLSNVFTETPHIRWRTDDGFVFERSSDGSDTGSGYEGRVDVPEDELRKGNCSLVLKNVSVTDHSFYKSFVVEHVDRTATNKVKEINKVKLNVFWNISAEVGSTVVLPCDWRNLPIQTPHIEWYIDTEIVFDRKGKESFQGEGYEGRVDVPEDELLKGNCSLVLKNVSATDAAVYRSSMLVKHKSSKLIQEIKLSVYEKPEKRKDETTGVAGIICPHLLIFIVSLFVYFLFSR, from the exons ATGACCCTCCTTTATATTTACATCTTATGGGTTGCTGCTTGTGTGG ACACAATCTCTACAGATTCTCACATTACTGTATCAGCTGAAGTGGGTTCCACAGTCGTCCTGCCATGTAACCTGAGTAATGTGTTCACCGAAACACCACATATTCGGTGGCGTACTGATGATGGGTTTGTGTTTGAGCGAAGCAGTGATGGTAGCGATACAGGTTCAGGATATGAAGGACGTGTGGATGTTCCTGAGGACGAGCTGCGTAAAGGAAACTGTTCTCTGGTGTTGAAGAATGTCAGTGTTACTGATCACAGTTTCTACAAATCCTTTGTGGTAGAACACGTGGACAGAACTGCCACTAACAAAGTGAAAGAAATCAACAAGGTTAAACTCAATG TCTTTTGGAACATATCAGCTGAAGTGGGTTCCACAGTTGTCCTGCCGTGTGATTGGAGAAATCTGCCCATCCAAACACCTCATATTGAGTGGTATATTGATACTGAGATTGTGTTTGATCGAAAGGGTAAAGAGTCATTTCAGGGTGAGGGATATGAGGGTCGTGTGGACGTTCCTGAGGATGAGCTGCTTAAAGGAAACTGTTCTCTGGTGTTGAAGAACGTCAGTGCTACTGATGCTGCTGTCTACAGAAGCTCCATGCTAGTGAAACACAAAAGCAGCAAATTGATCCAGGAAATTAAACTCTCAGTCTACG AAAAACCTGAAAAGAGGAAAGATGAAACAACAG GTGTAGCTGGAATAATTTGCCCTCACTTGCTGATCTTCATCGTTTCCCTCTTCGTGTATTTTCTCTTCTCACGTTGA
- the LOC113545586 gene encoding uncharacterized protein LOC113545586 isoform X1: MTHMCSKTVISLQLCVKSVSCNVTFVYNLHLFVSENLQTLCKSLTGIMTLLYIYILWVAACVDTISTDSHITVSAEVGSTVVLPCNLSNVFTETPHIRWRTDDGFVFERSSDGSDTGSGYEGRVDVPEDELRKGNCSLVLKNVSVTDHSFYKSFVVEHVDRTATNKVKEINKVKLNVFWNISAEVGSTVVLPCDWRNLPIQTPHIEWYIDTEIVFDRKGKESFQGEGYEGRVDVPEDELLKGNCSLVLKNVSATDAAVYRSSMLVKHKSSKLIQEIKLSVYEKPEKRKDETTGVAGIICPHLLIFIVSLFVYFLFSR, translated from the exons ATGACTCATATGTGTAGTAAAACTGTAATATCACTACAACTATGTGTGAAATCAGTCAGCTGTAATGTCACTTTTGTTTATAacttgcatttgtttgtttcagaaaATCTGCAGACACTCTGCAAGAGTCTTACAGGCATCATGACCCTCCTTTATATTTACATCTTATGGGTTGCTGCTTGTGTGG ACACAATCTCTACAGATTCTCACATTACTGTATCAGCTGAAGTGGGTTCCACAGTCGTCCTGCCATGTAACCTGAGTAATGTGTTCACCGAAACACCACATATTCGGTGGCGTACTGATGATGGGTTTGTGTTTGAGCGAAGCAGTGATGGTAGCGATACAGGTTCAGGATATGAAGGACGTGTGGATGTTCCTGAGGACGAGCTGCGTAAAGGAAACTGTTCTCTGGTGTTGAAGAATGTCAGTGTTACTGATCACAGTTTCTACAAATCCTTTGTGGTAGAACACGTGGACAGAACTGCCACTAACAAAGTGAAAGAAATCAACAAGGTTAAACTCAATG TCTTTTGGAACATATCAGCTGAAGTGGGTTCCACAGTTGTCCTGCCGTGTGATTGGAGAAATCTGCCCATCCAAACACCTCATATTGAGTGGTATATTGATACTGAGATTGTGTTTGATCGAAAGGGTAAAGAGTCATTTCAGGGTGAGGGATATGAGGGTCGTGTGGACGTTCCTGAGGATGAGCTGCTTAAAGGAAACTGTTCTCTGGTGTTGAAGAACGTCAGTGCTACTGATGCTGCTGTCTACAGAAGCTCCATGCTAGTGAAACACAAAAGCAGCAAATTGATCCAGGAAATTAAACTCTCAGTCTACG AAAAACCTGAAAAGAGGAAAGATGAAACAACAG GTGTAGCTGGAATAATTTGCCCTCACTTGCTGATCTTCATCGTTTCCCTCTTCGTGTATTTTCTCTTCTCACGTTGA
- the LOC113545586 gene encoding uncharacterized protein LOC113545586 isoform X2, with protein MTHMCSKTVISLQLCVKSVSCNVTFVYNLHLFVSENLQTLCKSLTGIMTLLYIYILWVAACVDTISTDSHITVSAEVGSTVVLPCNLSNVFTETPHIRWRTDDGFVFERSSDGSDTGSGYEGRVDVPEDELRKGNCSLVLKNVSVTDHSFYKSFVVEHVDRTATNKVKEINKVKLNVFWNISAEVGSTVVLPCDWRNLPIQTPHIEWYIDTEIVFDRKGKESFQGEGYEGRVDVPEDELLKGNCSLVLKNVSATDAAVYRSSMLVKHKSSKLIQEIKLSVYGKWISLRRY; from the exons ATGACTCATATGTGTAGTAAAACTGTAATATCACTACAACTATGTGTGAAATCAGTCAGCTGTAATGTCACTTTTGTTTATAacttgcatttgtttgtttcagaaaATCTGCAGACACTCTGCAAGAGTCTTACAGGCATCATGACCCTCCTTTATATTTACATCTTATGGGTTGCTGCTTGTGTGG ACACAATCTCTACAGATTCTCACATTACTGTATCAGCTGAAGTGGGTTCCACAGTCGTCCTGCCATGTAACCTGAGTAATGTGTTCACCGAAACACCACATATTCGGTGGCGTACTGATGATGGGTTTGTGTTTGAGCGAAGCAGTGATGGTAGCGATACAGGTTCAGGATATGAAGGACGTGTGGATGTTCCTGAGGACGAGCTGCGTAAAGGAAACTGTTCTCTGGTGTTGAAGAATGTCAGTGTTACTGATCACAGTTTCTACAAATCCTTTGTGGTAGAACACGTGGACAGAACTGCCACTAACAAAGTGAAAGAAATCAACAAGGTTAAACTCAATG TCTTTTGGAACATATCAGCTGAAGTGGGTTCCACAGTTGTCCTGCCGTGTGATTGGAGAAATCTGCCCATCCAAACACCTCATATTGAGTGGTATATTGATACTGAGATTGTGTTTGATCGAAAGGGTAAAGAGTCATTTCAGGGTGAGGGATATGAGGGTCGTGTGGACGTTCCTGAGGATGAGCTGCTTAAAGGAAACTGTTCTCTGGTGTTGAAGAACGTCAGTGCTACTGATGCTGCTGTCTACAGAAGCTCCATGCTAGTGAAACACAAAAGCAGCAAATTGATCCAGGAAATTAAACTCTCAGTCTACGGTAAGTGGATTAGTCTCAGACGATACTGA